A genomic segment from Fusarium fujikuroi IMI 58289 draft genome, chromosome FFUJ_chr04 encodes:
- a CDS encoding related to n-alkane-inducible cytochrome P450 — translation MSNSTGFIADLPGLFTDIPGFVADIPSRVDFTSIPVILSSTVAVLAFTSFIKYVAERQQEKAMGFGHVPTLWQWDPFYGVDAFIAMLLALKNNRYVPWLDSLHAKMPKTFALTFLGGRQIWTIEPENLKTVASNLADFQVGPIRYNSKAGQPFAEKGIVGADGKDWEFARALVKPFFMREWYANTERMEPFAERFFAGIPADGETFDMFPHLRTWSLNLNLQFLFGDYSDIVTEEETNKTTDAFITGLAYARIRLLLHRVLWLFPWKTWYKVVGTIHSYVNKHIAKARAELKEREERISKGLPVGPERRDVCWHMVRELPNDDEVRSHLCLLFVPNNETTLIFLSNVMWNLARQPEIWERLREEVKGKELNFNSLRSMKLLQNVLTEAHRITPVGLFIARAAVRDTTLPRGGGPKGDQPVRVRKGNIVQINKAVMYKDPDYWGDDALEFNPDRFDKMRPGLSLTPYNTGPRRCPGEMMTMNECGYMVARMAQTYKRLECRDPTPFVGVFRIGQLNKNGCQVAVYRE, via the coding sequence ATGTCAAACTCTACAGGCTTTATCGCCGATTTACCTGGCCTTTTCACAGACATACCAGGCTTCGTTGCTGATATCCCCTCTCGGGTTGACTTCACCTCCATACCCGTTATCTTATCTTCCACTGTTGCTGTCCTTGCCTTCACATCCTTCATCAAATATGTCGCTGAAAGACAGCAGGAAAAGGCAATGGGCTTCGGCCACGTCCCAACTCTCTGGCAATGGGATCCATTCTATGGTGTTGACGCCTTCATTGCTATGCTACTAGCTCTGAAGAATAACCGCTACGTGCCATGGCTGGACAGCTTGCACGCCAAGATGCCCAAGACTTTTGCTCTTACCTTCCTTGGTGGCCGTCAGATTTGGACTATAGAGCCTGAGAACCTCAAGACTGTGGCCAGCAATCTTGCAGATTTTCAAGTCGGTCCTATTCGCTACAACAGCAAAGCTGGACAGCCCTTCGCTGAGAAGGGTATTGTCGGTGCCGATGGCAAGGACTGGGAGTTTGCCCGCGCGCTTGTCAAACCATTCTTTATGCGAGAGTGGTACGCCAATACTGAGCGGATGGAACCTTTTGCCGAAAGGTTCTTTGCAGGTATTCCTGCTGATGGCGAGACTTTTGATATGTTTCCCCATCTGCGAACCTGGTCATTGAATCTCAATCTTCAGTTCCTCTTTGGCGATTACTCTGATATTGTCACTGAAGAGGAGACCAATAAGACCACTGATGCCTTCATCACTGGTTTGGCATATGCACGAATTCGCCTTCTCTTGCACCGCGTTCTCTGGCTCTTCCCGTGGAAGACATGGTACAAGGTTGTTGGTACAATTCACAGTTATGTCAATAAGCATATCGCCAAGGCCCGTGCGGAACTCAAAGAGCGCGAGGAGCGCATCAGCAAGGGTCTTCCTGTTGGGCCGGAGAGACGGGATGTCTGCTGGCACATGGTTCGGGAGTTACCGAATGACGATGAAGTCAGATCTCATCTGTGCTTGCTCTTTGTTCCCAACAACGAGACTACTCTGATATTCCTGTCCAATGTGATGTGGAATCTGGCAAGACAGCCTGAGATTTGGGAGCGACTGCGAGAAGAAGTAAAGGGCAAAGAATTGAACTTCAACAGTCTTCGCAGCATGAAGCTCCTTCAGAACGTTCTCACTGAAGCACACCGCATCACCCCTGTCGGTCTCTTCATCGCCCGCGCCGCAGTTCGCGACACGACGCTCCCGCGAGGCGGCGGTCCAAAAGGCGACCAGCCCGTGCGCGTGCGCAAGGGTAACATTGTGCAGATCAACAAGGCAGTCATGTACAAAGACCCAGACTACTGGGGCGATGACGCCTTGGAGTTCAACCCGGACCGCTTCGATAAGATGCGCCCGGGGCTGAGTCTTACACCGTACAACACCGGGCCAAGACGATGTCCTGgtgagatgatgacgatgaatgAGTGTGGGTATATGGTTGCTCGTATGGCGCAGACTTACAAGAGGTTGGAGTGTAGAGACCCCACGCCGTTTGTGGGTGTTTTCCGTATTGGGCAGTTGAATAAGAACGGGTGTCAGGTTGCTGTGTACAGAGAGTAG